The Salvia miltiorrhiza cultivar Shanhuang (shh) chromosome 2, IMPLAD_Smil_shh, whole genome shotgun sequence DNA window tttaagttttattttatatacttaattactTAGAGTCTTTAGAATTTCCAACGCAGaagatttcttttatttctctcaCGGCAgtctccgtctctctctctcacggttCATCAACCTTCTTCCTCTCATAGTTCTTCATCTCCTTTTGTCATATTCTATGGCAAGTTCAAATTGAACtactgaaaaagaaaaaagatataGGATGGCTGCATGGAACTATGGTAGAACCAAATAATACAAGAATTGTTCCATGCAATTATTGCTCTAAAGTCTTTAAATGAGGGATCACAAGGCTGAAAGAGCATTTAGCCAGAGGCTATAGAAACGTAGCAATGTGTAAGACTGTTTCTGCTACAATCCGACAAGAGATGAAAGattaatttgaagaaaaaaagaacgCAACAACACTGATGGATTCGATTCCTCACTTTGATGAGGTAGACAACATGGAGAAAGCAGTAGATGATGAAGTAGACGTTTCACAGGTAAAAGCTCATGGAAAACAGCCATCAGTCGAGGCATCTACAAATTCTGTAGCCTTGAAGAAACCACGGAATATTGGTCGTTTGGATTTGATCTACCAAAAGCTACCAAATGCGAAAAGTTCCAAAACTTCACAATCACAATTTGAAGAAGCTCAAAAGAAGTTAAGGGAGGCTGTCGTTGAAAAGTTTACAAGGTGGATGTATGATGCAGGTATCTCATTCAATGCAGTTCAATACGATAGTTTCAAGCCGATGATTGAAGCCATAGGGCAATACGGACCAGGCATGAAACCTCCAAGTTTTCATGAAGTGCGAGTTCCGTACTTGAAAAAAGAGATTGAACACACAAAGTTAATCTTGAAAGAGCATGAAGAACAGAAGGTGAAGTATGGATGCACACTGATGAGTGATGGATGGAGGGATAAAAAAGGAAGATCACTCATCAACTTTTTAGTGAATACGCTTAAGAGAAGCATGTTCGCGAAGTCTGTTGATGCTTCTGAATATTCTCACACTGGGATGAAGATGTTTGAGCTGCTAGATAAATTCGTTCAGGAGGTGGGAGAAAATCATGTGGTGCAAGTTGTTACGGATAGTGCTTCTAATAATGTTTATGCGGGTacgtatttttaaattattaatagtatatattttagtttattaacttagatcatatatatatatatatatat harbors:
- the LOC131008270 gene encoding uncharacterized protein LOC131008270, whose translation is MDSIPHFDEVDNMEKAVDDEVDVSQVKAHGKQPSVEASTNSVALKKPRNIGRLDLIYQKLPNAKSSKTSQSQFEEAQKKLREAVVEKFTRWMYDAGISFNAVQYDSFKPMIEAIGQYGPGMKPPSFHEVRVPYLKKEIEHTKLILKEHEEQKVKYGCTLMSDGWRDKKGRSLINFLVNTLKRSMFAKSVDASEYSHTGMKMFELLDKFVQEVGENHVVQVVTDSASNNVYAGKLLEEKYKHIFWSPCAAHCLDLMFEDIFKMPDLKRTLERAIMVNGYIYNRTQVLNMMREFTEKRDMIRPAKTRFATAFLTLKSFQLQKQNLKTMFSSEKWNKSKFANEKQGKLVSNVIFMTSFWNTAMNRANEQIAAAFSHVEDRYKDVFDIIDKGCDVQLHRPLHAVGYFLNPEFFYNNPDEMSQDEEVMNGLYDSITKLTKSDGLED